In Mycobacterium sp. JS623, one genomic interval encodes:
- a CDS encoding peptide ligase PGM1-related protein — protein MSPSQKLSELDEDKRYRYFDELQLTMPAVWESMRRDLEGESVVVVPSISIARTTPGSGTVMQAMEERALFLLLLLRQPRLQMIYVTSQPISESIIEYYLGLLPGVIPSHARARLTLVPVGDASTQPLSAKLLARPRLLREIRSLIPDPDRSHLIPYNTTLLERDVALSLRIPMYGADPRLEDLGSKTGCRRMFEDLGVPCPVGAEDLRTVDDIVAGVQSMRARRPSLSQAIVKLNEGVSGAGNAMVDLSDLPAPGTPDEAAVITDRIMNLQPEAETLSVDAYLTAFEKNGGIVEERITGEALESPSVQMRALPDGTVELLSTHDQLLGGKSGQKYLGCVFPANPDYAAAIAEPAMVIGRRLAELGALGRFAVDFVVVQDNTGAWTPYAIELNLRKGGTTHPFLTLQFLTDGTYDGERGVFLTPSGSEKHLVATDHFEDDRLKALTVRELFDVVVRHGLHFDQARRTGVVFHMISCLTECGRVGLTAVGDTPEDAARLYEQAQSVVLQEAQQALEEGYVIG, from the coding sequence ATGTCACCCAGCCAGAAACTGTCGGAGCTCGACGAAGACAAGCGCTACCGCTACTTCGATGAATTGCAGCTGACCATGCCCGCGGTTTGGGAGTCGATGAGACGCGACCTGGAGGGCGAGTCGGTCGTGGTGGTTCCATCGATCAGCATCGCGCGCACCACACCCGGCAGCGGCACCGTCATGCAGGCGATGGAGGAACGTGCGCTGTTTCTGCTGCTTCTGCTGCGCCAGCCTCGGCTGCAGATGATCTATGTGACGTCGCAGCCGATCTCCGAATCGATCATCGAGTATTACCTCGGGTTGCTGCCCGGCGTGATTCCCAGTCACGCCCGCGCCCGGCTCACGTTGGTTCCCGTCGGCGACGCGTCGACGCAACCACTGAGTGCGAAATTGCTTGCGCGGCCGCGACTTCTGCGGGAAATCAGGTCACTGATCCCCGACCCTGACCGCAGCCACCTGATCCCCTACAACACCACACTGCTCGAGCGAGATGTCGCGCTGAGCCTGCGGATTCCGATGTACGGCGCAGATCCACGGCTCGAGGACCTCGGCAGTAAGACGGGCTGCCGCAGAATGTTCGAGGATCTCGGGGTGCCATGCCCGGTGGGCGCCGAGGACCTCCGCACAGTCGACGACATCGTCGCGGGTGTGCAGAGCATGCGCGCGCGACGGCCGTCGCTGAGCCAAGCGATCGTGAAGCTCAACGAGGGTGTCTCCGGGGCCGGCAACGCGATGGTCGACCTGAGCGACCTGCCCGCCCCCGGCACGCCAGACGAGGCCGCCGTCATCACGGACCGCATCATGAACTTGCAGCCGGAGGCCGAAACACTTTCCGTCGACGCCTATCTGACCGCCTTCGAGAAAAACGGCGGCATCGTCGAAGAGCGGATCACCGGCGAAGCACTGGAAAGTCCGAGCGTGCAGATGCGTGCCCTGCCCGACGGGACCGTCGAGCTGCTGTCCACCCATGACCAGCTTCTCGGCGGAAAGAGCGGCCAGAAGTACCTAGGTTGCGTCTTCCCGGCCAACCCCGACTACGCCGCCGCCATCGCCGAGCCCGCCATGGTGATCGGCAGGCGCCTCGCAGAGCTCGGCGCGCTCGGCAGGTTTGCGGTGGATTTCGTTGTGGTGCAGGACAACACAGGCGCATGGACGCCGTACGCGATCGAGTTGAACCTCCGCAAGGGCGGTACCACCCATCCGTTCCTGACCCTCCAGTTCCTCACCGACGGCACCTACGACGGCGAACGCGGGGTGTTCCTGACACCCAGCGGCAGCGAAAAGCATCTGGTCGCCACCGACCACTTCGAGGACGACCGACTCAAGGCGCTGACCGTGCGGGAGCTGTTCGACGTCGTCGTGCGCCATGGTTTGCATTTCGACCAGGCTCGGCGAACGGGCGTGGTGTTCCACATGATCAGCTGCCTCACCGAGTGCGGCCGCGTCGGGCTGACCGCGGTCGGCGACACCCCCGAGGACGCAGCGCGCCTCTACGAGCAGGCGCAGTCCGTCGTCCTACAGGAGGCCCAGCAGGCGCTCGAAGAAGGCTACGTGATCGGTTAG